In the Mytilus trossulus isolate FHL-02 chromosome 1, PNRI_Mtr1.1.1.hap1, whole genome shotgun sequence genome, one interval contains:
- the LOC134704965 gene encoding uncharacterized protein LOC134704965, translating to MPKKSKKSRSTRVKENKERQRKARQEKNNNLRDENEIENILENRIEHLYENETEKLVQSVSSKNYQYKRNKYNDNIYQNKSDIQNQTEKLDQNQVKKLDKKQIEKLNKNLNKKIVQNQPEKLDQNQIEKQDENRIVKKKYEHFIEQLDLKHNYPYIETESEIVLMNKVQLEQYQSKINNNTSIKAQCNNKINTAMVKDCVKVSRPGIRNTFVQGSFHQGDLRFGLNSGKQCVANCCSALAFSKLKDLTYWDQTYLDKVLIYGNDLYSRVSGNYHHLLISDLPPILDISGKLMQLSLKESIAAVIDTSESIDFSEFGNSLPLDQALQESLVDYDACFICAYDTSFLALKHGVDLFLFDSHARNEFGLKHSNGKSLLLKLSSLDHLYQYCCNMVSGASQNQWFEVTGVSISIVGEPVVYNNGDKSPENHKELNNINCSNIGNYETMNTSDYELPEIVEVENKKGSTLTKAHEKINVTVDIFSSESNANNNINKNESDVEIVSATDMSYDFKPINTIAKKKLCLIVKIPTKHIHKQITNTIFDMGPPSTTKSITGDGNCLFRAISYALSNRQEFYGNIRKAIVDHLIRNAEMFKSFLQPRFKTVEEHIQTLQMKGNNVWGTELEIIACADLLKTDIYTYYNDSWIKYSSSQLCSKNKINVQAIYIQHLTGINHYEVVTAVSQKSRYQNRMQSSQVEREKSELDRKCEVLTLKINDSDNSSDDESKVLSKAEKERIRYRKDEEFKARKISTLKRKYRENETYRDIAIQAGIKKYREDKDYRDALKESGTQKYKENEDYRDNLIQSGIQKYQENDKYREKLKRASVYKYEEDEEHKKHVKQASVQKYKEDEKHKELVKQASVQKYKEDKKHKKLVKQASVQKYKVDEKHKEHVKLASVKKYKEDEKHKEHVKVASVHKYKEDEMHKEHVKQASIKKYKEDEKHKEHVKQASIQKYADDDSHRCKVKQQTETRRENLKQENKQITEVIRKFKDAVKKGPECVCSCCLRLFFEKQVIICKKGSYDSSIYDSCTTEKYKHICTDDCNTHCAFEGTCRTSLWICYTCHRKMMRGKIPADSFSNGLMLEDVPLELKQLNSIEQQLIALNIPFMKIMALPKGGQKGVHGPIVCVPSDLKKVTTILPRSEDESLLLKVKLKRKLNYKGYDKYQYVRPNHLEQALVYLKDKNVWYKDVAINDEWINPIPEVNDDQVVNDESDSDSDDTKMMGNKEIQKDELENISKSSKVDNEREVESEQYSYIDDKLRGVQLDTCLQPADIGQEALDLCFDQVFNLAPAENNNPLSVLKEPGIEAKTFPVHFPSGKNTSDEDRDEKLTIGRYFNLRLMSVENRFARDTNYIFFSQYLTELNSVISNVQISLRKQCPFSKEGKKVTREMLCNKETLKELFKKDEAIKYLKPIRGTPPYWQSSQKDIFAMIRQLGVPTFFCSFSSADFRWLEIINTILKQQGDTRNSENMTWDEKCKVLCSNPVTAVRMFDHRFHMYLKDVIMSEAQPIGKIIDYFYRVEFQQRGSPHTHCLFWVENAPKFGEDDIDDIITFIDKYITCEIPDEKEDKELHDIVMAVHQHSKKHSKSCKKKGTVCRFNFPRPPSSRTFISEPSDPDKDSEDDEELAKEILSDLWEVIKNHEDENLDVSEIFKKIGLTQESFETYYRFITNRNTVVLKRQPNEIYTNQYNPHLLRAWDANMDIQYILDAFSCVVYIISYISKAERELGLLLQQAKNEAEEGNLNAQQTMKKVGTSYLHHREISAQEAVFRVTGLRLRECSRKVEFIPVGENPCRMSVPLKDLEKQQNCKSSKRKKTK from the exons atgccaaaaaaaagcaaaaagtcAAGAAGTACAAGggtgaaagaaaataaagaaagacaGAGAAAAGCTAGacaggaaaaaaacaacaatcttAGGGATG aaaatgaaatagaaaatatattagAGAATAGAATTGAACATTTATATGAGAATGAAACTGAAAAACTAGTTCAGAGCGTCAGCTCTAAAAACTATCAATACaagagaaataaatataatgataatataTATCAGAATAAAAGTGATATACAAAATCAGACAGAAAAACTAGACCAGAATCAGGTTAAAAAACTGGATAAAAAGCAGATtgaaaaactgaataaaaatctgaataaaaaaattgttcaaaatcaGCCAGAAAAACTGGATCAAAATCAGATTGAAAAACAGGATGAAAATAGGATTGTTAAAAAGAAGTATGAACATTTTATTGAACAACTAGATCTAAAACACAATTATCCATATATAGAAACTGAGAGTGAAATAGTACTTATGAATAAAGTTCAATTGGAACAATatcaaagtaaaataaacaacaacactTCAATCAAAGCACAatgtaacaacaaaataaacacagctATGGTTAAGGATTGTGTAAAGGTTAGTAGACCAGGTATtagaaatacatttgtacaaggtAGTTTTCACCAAGGAGATTTAAGGTTTGGTTTAAACAGTGGTAAGCAATGTGTGGCAAATTGTTGTTCAGCTCTTGCTTTTAGtaaattgaaagatttaacCTATTGGGATCAGACATATTTAGATAAGGTTCTGATTTATGGGAATGATTTATATAGCCGTGTTAGTGGTAATTATCATCACTTATTAATATCCGACCTACCACCAATATTAGATATATCAGGAAAATTGATGCAATTGTCACTAAAAGAGTCGATAGCTGCTGTAATAGATACATCAGAAAGTATTGATTTTAGTGAATTTGGTAATTCTTTGCCATTAGACCAAGCTTTACAGGAATCCCTCGTAGATTATGATGCTTGCTTTATATGTGCATATGATacttcatttttagccttgaaACATGGCgtagatttatttttgtttgattcacATGCAAGAAACGAGTTTGGTTTAAAGCACAGTAATGGcaaaagtttacttttaaaattgagcAGTCTAGATCATCTTTATCAATACTGTTGCAACATGGTATCAGGAGCAAGTCAAAATCAGTGGTTTGAAGTAACTGGAGTAAGCATATCTATAGTTGGAGAACCTGTTGTGTACAATAATGGTGATAAAAGTCCTGAAAACCATAAAGAATTGAACAACATCAACTGtagcaatattggaaattatGAAACAATGAACACCAGTGACTATGAGCTGCCTGAAATTGTTGAAGTAGAAAACAAAAAAGGGTCAACCCTTACAAAAGCAcacgaaaaaataaatgtaacagtTGACATCTTTAGCTCTGAAAGTAATGCCAATAATAATATCAACAAGAATGAGTCGGATGTTGAAATTGTGTCTGCAACTGACATGTCTTAtgattttaaaccaatcaaCACTATTGCAAAGAAAAAGCTTTGTCTTATTGTTAAGATACCAACTAAGCATATTCACAAGCAAATCACCAATACTATTTTTGATATGGGCCCCCCATCTACTACAAAATCTATCACAGGTGATGGAAATTGTTTGTTTCGAGCTATTTCATATGCACTTTCAAATAGACAGGagttttatggaaatataagaaaagctatagttgatcatttgataagAAATGCAGAAatgtttaaatcttttttacAGCCAAGATTTAAAACTGTTGAAGAGCACATACAAACTCTCCAGATGAAAGGAAATAATGTATGGGGAACTGAGTTGGAGATTATAGCATGTGCAGACCTGCTAAAAACTGACATTTACACTTATTACAATGATTCGTGGATTAAATATTCTTCATCTCAATTAtgtagcaaaaacaaaattaatgttcaGGCAATCTATATTCAACATCTAACTGGCATCAATCACTACGAAGTTGTCACAGCTGTAAGTCAAAAATCAAGGTATCAAAACAGAATGCAATCTAGTCAAGTTGAAAGGGAAAAGTCTGAATTGGATAGGAAATGTGAGGTGCTAACATTGAAAATTAATGATTCGGATAACTCTTCGGATGATGAATCAAAAGTCTTATCAAAAGCTGAAAAAGAAAGGATTAGGTACAGGAAAGATGAGGAATTTAAAGCAAGAAAGATTTCCActctgaaaagaaaatatagagAAAATGAGACATACAGAGATATTGCAATACAAGCAGGTATCAAGAAATATCGAGAGGACAAAGATTACAGAGATGCTTTAAAAGAATCTGGAACTcagaaatataaagaaaatgaggATTACCGAGATAACTTAATACAATCTGGAATTCAGAAATATCAAGAAAATGACAAGTACAGAGAAAAATTGAAACGAGCTagtgtatataaatatgaagaAGATGAAGAACACAAGAAACATGTCAAACAAGCAAGTGTTCAAAAGTATAAGGAAGATGAAAAGCACAAGGAACTTGTAAAACAAGCAAGTGTACAAAAATATAAGGAAgataaaaagcacaaaaaactTGTGAAACAAGCAAGTGTACAAAAGTATAAGGTAGATGAAAAGCACAAAGAACATGTGAAACTAGCAAGCGTAAAAAAGTATAAGGAAGATGAAAAGCACAAAGAACATGTGAAAGTAGCAAGCGTTCACAAGTATAAGGAAGATGAAATGCACAAGGAACATGTGAAACAAGCCAGTATAAAAAAGTATAAGGAAGATGAAAAGCACAAAGAACATGTGAAACAAGCAAGTATACAGAAGTATGCAGATGATGATTCACACAGATGTAAAGTTAAACAACAAACAGAAACACGtcgtgaaaatttaaaacaggaaaacaaacaaataactgaAGTTATCAGAAAATTTAAGGATGCGGTTAAGAAAGGTCCAGAATGTGTTTGTTCTTGCTGCTTGAGGCTTTTCTTTGAAAAACAGGTTATAATCTGTAAAAAGGGGTCCTATGATAGTTCTATATATGATTCATGCACAACAGAGAAATATAAACACATATGTACAGATGACTGCAATACTCATTGTGCTTTTGAAGGAACATGCAGAACAAGTCTTTGGATTTGTTATACTTGTCATCGTAAAATGATGAGAGGTAAAATACCTGCAGATTCGTTTTCAAATGGTTTAATGCTTGAAGATGTTCCATTAGAATTAAAACAGCTAAATTCAATAGAGCAACAACTAATAGCCCTGAATATTCCATTCATGAAGATAATGGCTTTACCAAAAGGAGGACAGAAAGGTGTTCATGGACCTATAGTTTGTGTGCCAtctgatttgaaaaaagttacTACGATACTACCACGATCAGAAGATGAAAGTCTTTTACTTAAGGTTAAACTGAAGAGAAAACTTAACTACAAAGGCTATGACAAATACCAATATGTTAGACCAAACCATTTGGAGCAAGCACTTGTGTATTTAAAGGATAAAAACGTGTGGTATAAAGATGTCGCTATCAATGATGAATGGATAAACCCTATCCCTGAGGTAAATGATGATCAAGTAGTAAATGATGAATCCGATTCTGATTCTGATGATACTAAGATGATGGGGAATAAAGAAATACAGAAAGATGAGttagaaaacatttcaaagtctTCGAAAGTAGACAATGAAAGAGAGGTAGAAAGCGAACAATATAGCTATATTGATGATAAGTTACGTGGTGTTCAATTAGATACTTGTTTACAACCTGCTGACATAGGACAAGAGGCTTTAGATTTATGCTTTGATCAAGTATTTAATTTAGCCCCTGCAGAAAATAACAATCCTCTTAGTGTTCTTAAAGAACCAGGTATTGAAGCTAAAACTTTTCCTGTGCACTTTCCATCAGGTAAAAATACTTCGGATGAAGACCGTGATGAAAAACTGACAATTGGAAGATACTTTAATCTTCGATTAATGAGTGTTGAAAACAGATTTGCTAGAGATACCAACTACATATTTTTCAGTCAATATTTAACAGAGCTCAATAGTGTGATTTCAAACGTTCAGATATCTCTTAGAAAACAATGTCCTTTTTCGAAAGAAGGAAAGAAAGTTACAAGAGAAATGCTTTGCAACAAGGAAACcttaaaagaattatttaagaaagatgaagctataaaatatttaaaacccaTTCGTGGAACTCCTCCCTATTGGCAAAGCTcacaaaaagatatatttgcAATGATAAGACAGTTAGGAGTCCCCACATTCTTCTGTTCTTTTTCTTCTGCAGACTTTAGATGGTTAGAAAttataaacacaattttaaaacagcAAGGTGACACGAGAAATAGTGAAAATATGACATGGGATGAAAAATGTAAAGTTCTGTGTAGCAATCCTGTTACAGCAGTAAGAATGTTTGATCATAGATTTCATATGTATCTGAAGGATGTTATCATGTCAGAAGCTCAACCAATAGGGAAAATAATCGACTATTTTTACCGAGTTGAATTTCAACAAAGAGGTTCTCCCCACACACATTGTTTGTTTTGGGTAGAAAATGCTCCAAAATTTGGCGAAGATGATATTGATGACATTATTACCTTTATTGACAAGTACATAACATGTGAGATACCTGATGAAAAGGAAGACAAAGAGTTGCATGACATTGTTATGGCAGTACACCAACACAgcaaaaaacattcaaaatctTGTAAGAAAAAGGGAACAGTATGTCGGTTTAATTTCCCAAGACCTCCCTCATCTAGAACATTTATCTCAGAACCAAGTGATCCAGATAAAGATTCAGAGGACGATGAAGAATTAGCAAAGGAAATATTGTCCGACTTATGGGAAGTTATAAAAAATCATGAAGATGAAAACTTAGATGTTTCTGAAATTTTCAAGAAGATAGGACTTACTCAAGAAAGCTTCGAAACATATTATCGTTTTATCACCAATCGCAATACAGTAGTTCTCAAACGTCAGCCAAATGAAATATACACCAATCAGTATAACCCACATCTTTTGAGGGCTTGGGATGCAAACATGgacatacaatatattttggATGCATTTTCCTGTGTTGTATACATTATAAGTTACATAAGTAAAGCTGAGCGAGAGCTAGGATTACTTCTCCAACAGGCTAAAAATGAAGCAGAAGAAGGAAATCTAAATGCTCAACAGACTATGAAAAAAGTTGGAACTTCATACTTACACCATAGAGAGATAAGTGCACAGGAAGCAGTGTTTAGAGTAACTGGATTGAGATTACGAGAGTGTTCAAGGAAAGTAGAATTTATACCTGTTGGTGAAAATCCATGTAGAATGAGCGTTCCTTTGAAAGACCTAGAGAAGCAACAAAATTGTAAGTcttctaaaagaaaaaaaacaaaatag